From Mucilaginibacter inviolabilis, a single genomic window includes:
- a CDS encoding DUF4180 domain-containing protein: MDINLINTNNLIIAEIVSDSIIINDAQDALDILANCAYQDANRIIVYQKDITEDFFELKTKLAGEVLQKFSNYNSKLAIVGDFSGYGSKSLRDFIYESNKAGRVSFVATKEDAIEALLKGVKV; this comes from the coding sequence ATGGACATTAACCTGATCAACACGAATAATTTAATTATAGCCGAAATTGTATCTGATAGCATCATCATTAATGATGCCCAGGATGCATTGGATATACTGGCTAACTGCGCGTATCAGGATGCAAACCGGATCATCGTTTACCAGAAAGATATCACGGAAGATTTCTTCGAGCTCAAAACCAAACTGGCCGGGGAGGTACTTCAAAAATTCTCTAATTATAACTCCAAATTAGCCATTGTCGGCGATTTTTCCGGATATGGCAGCAAAAGTCTGCGCGATTTTATTTACGAAAGTAATAAAGCCGGCAGGGTTAGTTTTGTAGCCACTAAGGAGGATGCTATAGAAGCGCTGTTAAAAGGCGTGAAGGTATAA
- a CDS encoding ArsR/SmtB family transcription factor: MRRDIFQAIADPTRRAILSLLALQAMTPNAIAEHFDSTRQAVSKHIQILVECEVVKQQQTGREIHYHFNPQKMKEIDLWLDRFRKLWEDRFDQLDNLLENL; encoded by the coding sequence ATGAGACGAGACATTTTTCAAGCTATAGCAGATCCTACCAGGCGGGCAATTTTAAGTTTACTGGCCTTGCAGGCGATGACACCAAACGCTATTGCCGAGCATTTTGACAGTACCCGGCAGGCGGTATCCAAACATATCCAAATCCTGGTGGAATGCGAAGTGGTTAAACAGCAGCAAACCGGCAGGGAAATTCATTACCATTTTAATCCGCAGAAGATGAAAGAGATTGACTTATGGCTCGATCGTTTCCGCAAGTTGTGGGAAGATCGTTTTGATCAGTTAGATAATTTATTAGAAAACCTATAA
- a CDS encoding SRPBCC family protein encodes MSAKTEITKDLANKKLRVTREFAAPVEKVWKAWTDVSLLEQWWAPKPWKAVSKSYDFSEGGFWLYCMSGPNGEAAWCRVNFKTIVPQQSFTSTALFCDENGVIDPSFPAMHWLVTFQTVEAATRVIAELTFDSETDLEKIVAMGFEAGYTMALDNLDELLAA; translated from the coding sequence ATGAGTGCAAAAACAGAGATCACCAAAGATTTGGCTAACAAAAAACTACGTGTTACACGGGAATTTGCCGCCCCCGTTGAAAAAGTATGGAAAGCATGGACAGATGTGAGCTTGCTGGAGCAATGGTGGGCGCCAAAGCCCTGGAAAGCCGTATCTAAATCATATGACTTTAGCGAAGGCGGTTTCTGGCTGTATTGTATGAGCGGGCCAAATGGCGAAGCAGCTTGGTGCCGGGTTAATTTTAAAACCATAGTACCACAGCAAAGCTTTACCTCCACAGCCTTATTCTGCGATGAAAATGGTGTTATAGATCCGAGTTTTCCGGCGATGCACTGGCTGGTTACTTTTCAAACGGTTGAAGCAGCTACGCGGGTAATAGCAGAGCTTACATTTGATAGCGAAACCGATTTAGAGAAAATTGTTGCAATGGGCTTCGAGGCGGGCTATACCATGGCACTGGACAATCTGGACGAGCTATTGGCTGCATAA
- a CDS encoding MarC family protein has translation MHPLVFREVLSVTMILFAIIDILGAIPVIIQVRQRVGHIESEKASIAVLVLMVVFLFVGDQLLAVIGLDIASFAIAGSLVIFIIAMEMILGMTFFKEEIPQSASIVPIAFPLIAGAGTMTTLLSLKSQYQTQNILVGIVLNTIVVYLVLKNVKWLERLLGPIGLSILRKAFGIILLAIAIKLFRSNTHL, from the coding sequence ATGCATCCATTAGTTTTCAGGGAAGTACTATCCGTTACCATGATCCTTTTTGCCATCATTGATATCCTTGGCGCTATACCCGTTATAATCCAGGTAAGGCAGCGTGTGGGGCATATCGAATCGGAAAAGGCTAGCATAGCAGTACTGGTGCTGATGGTGGTGTTTTTATTTGTAGGCGATCAGTTGTTGGCCGTTATCGGGCTTGATATAGCCTCCTTTGCTATTGCAGGATCGCTGGTAATATTTATTATCGCTATGGAAATGATACTGGGCATGACATTTTTTAAAGAGGAAATTCCCCAGTCGGCATCTATTGTACCTATCGCTTTTCCGTTGATAGCCGGGGCCGGAACCATGACCACCCTACTCTCGCTCAAATCACAATACCAAACCCAAAACATACTGGTAGGCATTGTATTAAATACTATTGTAGTTTACCTGGTACTCAAAAATGTAAAATGGCTCGAAAGATTGCTTGGCCCCATTGGGCTCAGTATATTGCGTAAAGCCTTCGGTATTATTTTGCTGGCTATAGCTATTAAACTATTCAGAAGCAATACGCATTTGTAG
- a CDS encoding amino acid permease: MKLFIKKPIQQLMAASVETEKSLKRTLGVGSLIALGIGAIIGAGIFVRTAAAAGEHAGPAVTISFLIAAAGCALAGLCYAEFASMIPIAGSAYTYSYATMGEFIAWIIGWDLVLEYALGAATVAIGWSQYFNEFLITFFNFHIPYQWTHSFFEVSNTTSGMYAAELGTRGIVNLPAILIIFLLTLLLIRGMAESAVVNNIIVIVKVAIVLLIIGLGWHFINPAFHTPYMIPADAGTVKVSTGIVDYGDTFNHGWLGVLRGASVVFFAFIGFDAVSTAAQEAKNPQKDMPKGILISLVFCTALYILFSHVLTGLVSYKDFLIQGKEASVSYAIKTAMPGYGWLASFVTVSILAGFSSVILVMLMGQTRVFYTMSTDGLIPKVFSKLHPKYRTPYKSQWLFFVFVSIFAGFIPDKYVGDMVSIGTLFAFVLVCIGIFILRRTDPTIVRPFQTPLYMIVCPLGALICLCMIASEGWENWARLIVWLLIGFIIYFGYSIKRSHVRHGKVEAANDPINPKFME, translated from the coding sequence ATGAAGTTATTTATTAAGAAGCCTATTCAGCAATTGATGGCTGCCTCTGTTGAGACGGAGAAATCGCTGAAAAGAACCTTAGGCGTTGGATCGCTAATAGCGCTGGGTATTGGTGCTATCATTGGAGCCGGTATTTTTGTGCGTACAGCAGCGGCAGCCGGTGAACATGCAGGTCCGGCTGTTACCATTTCATTCCTTATTGCAGCCGCAGGTTGCGCCCTGGCCGGTTTATGCTATGCAGAATTTGCCAGTATGATACCAATAGCCGGTTCGGCTTATACTTACTCTTACGCCACCATGGGCGAATTTATAGCCTGGATCATAGGCTGGGATCTGGTACTGGAATACGCGCTTGGAGCCGCTACCGTAGCCATTGGCTGGTCGCAATATTTTAACGAATTTTTGATTACCTTTTTTAATTTTCATATCCCCTACCAGTGGACACACTCCTTCTTTGAGGTGTCAAACACTACCTCCGGCATGTATGCCGCAGAGCTGGGCACCCGGGGTATTGTTAACCTGCCGGCTATATTAATTATATTCCTGCTTACTTTATTGCTGATACGCGGTATGGCGGAATCGGCTGTGGTAAACAATATCATCGTAATTGTTAAAGTAGCTATTGTGCTCCTGATTATCGGTTTAGGCTGGCATTTTATCAACCCTGCTTTTCACACCCCTTACATGATACCTGCTGATGCGGGTACCGTAAAGGTAAGTACAGGTATTGTTGATTATGGCGATACTTTTAACCATGGATGGTTAGGTGTGTTACGCGGCGCCAGTGTAGTATTCTTTGCCTTTATTGGTTTCGATGCGGTTTCAACCGCTGCGCAGGAAGCTAAAAATCCGCAAAAAGATATGCCAAAAGGTATCCTGATATCGTTGGTTTTCTGTACTGCTTTATACATCCTGTTTTCGCACGTATTAACCGGCTTGGTATCTTACAAAGATTTCCTTATTCAAGGTAAAGAAGCCTCTGTGAGCTATGCTATTAAAACCGCGATGCCTGGTTATGGTTGGTTAGCTTCGTTTGTTACAGTGTCTATTCTTGCTGGTTTTTCTTCGGTGATTCTGGTGATGCTGATGGGCCAAACCCGTGTGTTTTATACCATGAGCACCGATGGTTTGATCCCTAAAGTATTCTCTAAGCTTCATCCCAAATACCGCACACCCTATAAATCACAGTGGTTATTTTTTGTATTCGTATCTATATTCGCCGGTTTTATACCTGATAAATATGTGGGTGATATGGTGAGTATCGGTACTTTATTTGCATTCGTGCTGGTTTGTATAGGTATATTTATCCTGCGCAGAACCGATCCAACCATTGTTCGTCCGTTCCAGACACCACTTTATATGATCGTTTGCCCGCTGGGCGCGCTGATCTGCCTGTGTATGATTGCCAGCGAAGGCTGGGAAAACTGGGCACGTCTTATCGTTTGGTTACTTATAGGCTTTATCATTTACTTTGGCTACAGCATCAAACGCTCACATGTAAGGCATGGTAAGGTTGAAGCCGCAAATGACCCTATCAACCCCAAATTTATGGAGTAA
- a CDS encoding VOC family protein translates to MKIKEIHLLTNNLPATEQFYNHILDIKTNRKTDQEISFLIGKTELIFINSTESINPNYHLAFDIPNNKLEEALAWMKEKVVILPVTKDSHLSDIKLWNARSFYFYDNNGNLLELISRYDLQNQSEVPFTGNSILHISEIGIVSQHVQDCADDLIARYGLDYYAKQPKQDNFMALGDEAGLFILVDPNRNWFPTDKKAEPFWTKIIFHSENEDQVLEVNQI, encoded by the coding sequence ATGAAAATTAAGGAAATCCATTTGCTGACGAATAACCTGCCGGCAACAGAACAATTTTACAATCATATACTCGATATTAAAACTAACCGGAAAACAGATCAGGAGATTTCATTCCTGATAGGCAAAACCGAGCTCATCTTTATCAATTCAACAGAAAGCATTAACCCTAACTATCATCTCGCGTTTGATATCCCCAACAATAAACTCGAGGAAGCACTGGCCTGGATGAAAGAAAAGGTGGTTATACTCCCGGTTACTAAGGATAGTCATCTTTCGGACATTAAACTTTGGAATGCCCGCTCATTTTATTTTTATGACAACAATGGCAACCTGCTGGAGCTGATATCACGCTACGATCTTCAGAATCAATCCGAGGTCCCGTTTACTGGTAATTCCATCCTGCACATAAGCGAAATTGGTATAGTAAGTCAGCATGTGCAAGACTGCGCCGATGATCTGATAGCCAGATACGGTCTGGATTATTATGCCAAACAACCCAAACAGGATAATTTTATGGCCCTTGGTGATGAGGCCGGTTTATTTATATTAGTTGATCCGAACAGGAATTGGTTTCCAACCGATAAAAAGGCTGAACCCTTTTGGACAAAAATCATATTCCACTCAGAAAATGAGGATCAGGTGCTGGAGGTAAACCAGATCTGA
- a CDS encoding sodium-translocating pyrophosphatase, with amino-acid sequence MDFLNNYLIYLIPVIGLIGIIAMAVKAAWVTKQDAGDGDMAQLAGYIADGAMAFLRAEWKILSYFVIVAGILLAWSGTTVATSSPVIAISFLIGAFLSAFAGFLGMRIATKANVRTTQAARSSLAKALKVSFTGGTVMGLGVAGLAIIGLGSLFIVFYTMYVKNVAGSTVNGEDMAKALDVLAGFSLGAESIALFARVGGGIYTKAADVGADLVGKVEAGIPEDDVRNPATIADNVGDNVGDVAGMGADLFGSYVATMLATMVLGREIVSHDAFGGIAPVLLPMVIAGLGLIFSIIGAAFVKIKSETDSVQKALNMGNWASIILTAIATYFVVQWMLPAGEFHMSRDEVNGGIKAGSLIFTKDGVFMSIVVGLVVGTLMSIITEYYTAMGKRPVLSIIRQSSTGHATNIIGGLAVGMESTVLPILVLASGIYGSYHFAGLYGVAIAAAGMMATTAMQLAIDAFGPIADNAGGIAEMSRLPEEVRHRTDNLDAVGNTTAATGKGFAIASAALTSLALFAAFVGVAGIEHIDIYKADVLAGLFVGGMIPFIFSALCISAVGRAAMAMVEEVRRQFREIPGIMEYKAKPEYEKCVAISTKASIREMVAPGLIALITPIIIGFAFGPEVLGGLLAGVTVSGVLMGIFQSNAGGAWDNAKKSFEKGVEINGEIHYKKSDPHKASVTGDTVGDPFKDTSGPSMNILIKLMSIVSLVIAPHLNHLVDTSPRIQRELHRQSINTHVIIKTDKNL; translated from the coding sequence ATGGATTTTTTGAACAATTACTTGATCTACTTAATTCCGGTGATAGGCCTTATCGGCATTATCGCTATGGCGGTTAAAGCCGCCTGGGTTACCAAACAGGATGCTGGTGATGGCGACATGGCCCAGCTGGCGGGTTACATTGCCGATGGGGCAATGGCCTTTTTACGTGCCGAATGGAAAATACTCAGCTATTTTGTGATAGTTGCCGGTATCTTACTGGCCTGGTCTGGCACTACAGTGGCTACATCAAGCCCGGTTATTGCCATCTCCTTTTTAATTGGTGCATTTTTATCTGCCTTTGCCGGTTTCCTGGGCATGCGTATTGCAACCAAAGCCAACGTGCGTACTACACAGGCAGCACGCAGCAGTCTGGCCAAAGCATTAAAAGTTTCGTTTACCGGTGGTACGGTAATGGGCTTAGGTGTTGCCGGTTTAGCTATTATTGGCTTAGGATCGTTGTTTATTGTTTTTTATACCATGTATGTTAAAAACGTAGCGGGTAGTACCGTAAATGGTGAGGATATGGCTAAAGCACTTGATGTTTTGGCAGGCTTCTCTTTAGGTGCCGAATCCATAGCGCTGTTTGCCCGTGTTGGTGGCGGTATTTATACCAAAGCGGCCGACGTAGGCGCCGATCTTGTAGGTAAAGTAGAGGCAGGTATCCCCGAGGATGACGTACGTAACCCTGCAACCATTGCCGATAACGTAGGTGATAACGTGGGCGACGTTGCCGGTATGGGCGCCGATTTATTCGGATCGTACGTAGCTACTATGCTGGCTACCATGGTGCTGGGCCGCGAAATTGTATCGCATGATGCTTTTGGCGGTATAGCCCCGGTATTGTTGCCTATGGTAATAGCCGGTTTAGGATTGATATTCTCTATTATAGGCGCGGCTTTTGTGAAGATCAAAAGTGAGACAGATAGTGTTCAAAAAGCCCTTAATATGGGTAACTGGGCATCTATTATTTTAACCGCTATTGCTACTTATTTTGTAGTACAGTGGATGTTACCTGCCGGAGAGTTTCACATGTCTCGTGATGAAGTGAATGGCGGTATTAAAGCAGGCTCGCTGATATTTACTAAAGACGGAGTTTTCATGTCGATAGTGGTTGGTTTGGTAGTAGGTACTTTAATGTCCATCATTACCGAATATTATACGGCTATGGGCAAGCGCCCGGTATTGAGCATTATCCGCCAATCATCAACCGGTCACGCTACCAATATCATTGGTGGTTTGGCTGTAGGTATGGAATCAACGGTATTACCTATCCTGGTATTGGCATCGGGTATTTATGGCTCGTACCACTTCGCAGGTTTATATGGTGTAGCTATCGCTGCAGCCGGTATGATGGCTACTACGGCCATGCAATTGGCTATCGATGCATTCGGTCCTATTGCTGATAACGCCGGTGGTATTGCTGAAATGAGTCGCCTGCCCGAAGAAGTACGTCACCGTACAGATAACCTGGATGCTGTAGGTAACACTACCGCGGCAACCGGCAAGGGATTTGCCATTGCTTCGGCAGCATTAACCTCACTGGCCTTATTTGCGGCATTTGTGGGTGTAGCAGGTATTGAGCATATTGATATTTATAAGGCTGATGTTTTAGCCGGTTTATTTGTAGGCGGGATGATCCCTTTCATCTTCTCGGCCTTATGTATCTCGGCCGTGGGCCGCGCAGCTATGGCCATGGTAGAAGAAGTAAGACGCCAGTTTCGCGAAATACCAGGCATTATGGAATACAAAGCCAAACCTGAATACGAAAAATGTGTGGCTATATCTACCAAAGCCTCTATCCGCGAAATGGTTGCCCCGGGTTTAATTGCCCTCATCACCCCTATCATTATTGGTTTTGCCTTTGGCCCCGAAGTTTTGGGTGGTTTATTGGCAGGTGTAACTGTATCGGGCGTGTTGATGGGTATTTTTCAGAGCAACGCAGGCGGCGCCTGGGATAACGCCAAAAAATCATTTGAAAAAGGTGTAGAGATCAACGGCGAAATCCATTACAAAAAATCAGATCCGCATAAAGCATCTGTAACCGGCGATACCGTAGGCGATCCGTTTAAAGATACTTCAGGCCCATCCATGAACATCCTCATCAAACTGATGTCGATCGTTTCGCTGGTAATTGCACCGCACCTGAATCATTTGGTTGATACCAGTCCGCGTATACAACGGGAACTACACAGACAATCCATCAATACGCATGTGATAATCAAAACTGACAAAAACCTTTAA
- a CDS encoding APC family permease — protein sequence MTKKIDQPKMKHELSLLDGTMLVAGSMIGSGIFIVSADIIRNVGSAGWLIAIWVLTGFMTLTAALSYGELSGMFPKAGGQYVYLKEAYNKFIAFLYGWSLFAVIQTGTIAAVGVAFSKFTAYLIPAFSEDNILWKLKTGVDAAGQDKFFSISAAQIVSIILIIFLTFVNTRGVKAGKLIQTTFTLTKLLSLFGLIIFGFIMLKPDVWHANWTNAWSLHNLNKDGSITNLTTGAALGAIAAAMVGSIFSSDAWNSVTFIAGEMKNPKRDVAISLGLGTLIVTIIYVSANVVYTGVLPLHEIATAEKDRVAVAASHVIFGNIGTIIIALMIMVSTFGCNNGLILSGARVYYTMAKDGLFFKQTGTLNKFSVPQFGLWIQCIVASLLCLSGRYGDLLDMISFVVVIFYILTIVGIYILRKKRPDAERPYKALGYPVLPAIYILMGIAFCGLLFAYKRDYALYGLMIVLIGIPLYFISQRNVKHHDETVTDS from the coding sequence ATGACAAAAAAAATTGATCAACCAAAAATGAAACATGAACTGAGCTTGCTCGACGGCACTATGCTGGTAGCCGGCTCGATGATAGGTTCAGGTATTTTCATTGTAAGTGCTGATATTATCCGTAATGTAGGCTCGGCAGGCTGGCTGATAGCTATTTGGGTACTCACCGGTTTCATGACCCTTACCGCTGCTTTAAGCTATGGTGAATTAAGCGGTATGTTCCCCAAGGCTGGTGGACAATACGTTTACCTGAAAGAAGCCTACAATAAATTCATTGCTTTTTTATATGGCTGGAGTTTATTTGCTGTAATACAAACAGGAACTATCGCTGCGGTAGGTGTGGCATTTTCAAAGTTCACCGCCTACTTAATACCTGCCTTTAGCGAGGACAACATTCTCTGGAAGCTAAAAACAGGCGTTGATGCTGCCGGACAAGACAAATTTTTTTCAATCAGTGCAGCACAAATTGTATCCATCATACTCATTATCTTTTTAACCTTTGTAAATACAAGAGGTGTTAAAGCCGGCAAGCTGATACAAACCACCTTTACCTTAACCAAACTGTTAAGTTTATTTGGGTTGATCATTTTTGGTTTTATTATGTTGAAACCTGATGTATGGCATGCTAACTGGACAAATGCCTGGAGTCTGCATAATTTAAATAAGGATGGCAGTATTACCAACTTAACAACAGGGGCAGCTTTAGGCGCTATTGCAGCAGCTATGGTTGGTTCTATTTTTAGCAGTGACGCCTGGAACAGCGTAACCTTTATTGCTGGCGAAATGAAGAATCCCAAACGCGATGTAGCAATAAGCCTGGGTTTAGGTACCTTGATAGTTACTATTATCTACGTGTCAGCAAATGTGGTGTACACTGGTGTTTTACCACTGCATGAAATAGCTACTGCCGAGAAGGACCGAGTAGCTGTTGCCGCCTCACATGTGATATTTGGCAATATAGGTACCATTATTATTGCTTTAATGATCATGGTTTCAACCTTTGGTTGCAATAACGGGTTGATACTATCGGGTGCCAGGGTTTATTATACCATGGCAAAGGATGGGCTATTTTTTAAGCAAACCGGCACTTTAAATAAATTCTCGGTTCCGCAATTTGGCTTGTGGATACAGTGTATTGTAGCCTCATTGCTTTGCTTGAGCGGTCGTTATGGCGATCTGTTGGATATGATATCCTTTGTGGTGGTTATATTTTATATATTAACTATTGTAGGCATTTATATTTTACGTAAGAAACGTCCGGATGCTGAACGGCCTTATAAAGCATTGGGATATCCCGTTTTACCAGCTATTTATATTTTAATGGGAATAGCCTTTTGTGGCTTACTATTTGCTTACAAAAGAGATTACGCGTTATATGGATTAATGATCGTACTCATTGGTATCCCATTATATTTTATATCGCAGCGGAACGTTAAACATCATGATGAAACGGTTACTGATAGTTAG
- the dacB gene encoding D-alanyl-D-alanine carboxypeptidase/D-alanyl-D-alanine endopeptidase encodes MMKRLLIVSLFLISGQLYAQDLQQKLSNALGRLQADSQCSYASVSLTVLDAKTGEQVFTANPNMGLATASTLKTITSITAFNILGADFKYQTQLGYAGEIAADGTLNGDVIIKGAGDPTLGSWRYEQTKEDHVLALMTDVLKKAGIKKINGRIIGDDSVFGTQSIPEGWIWQDVGNYYGAGTSGLCWRENQFDIKLRTGVVGNPVGISRTVPTIPYLTFKSELINGEAGSGDNAYAFLPVGSSVMYLRGSYAIDKEKKSISVAMPDPAYDAALRLSDTLKKLGVLVTGNPESAATLAAKDLKLPLISKNLTTILSPPLSRIVYWLNQKSINLYAEQLLKTIAWKQGRKPTSANGVEEVQKFWKARGIDPNSINTYDGSGLSPGDRVTTLTLAKILQSAKKESWFADLYESLPVYNDMKMKSGSINSVLCYAGYQTHNGRELCFSIMVNNFNGSSRGIKEKMFRVLDVLK; translated from the coding sequence ATGATGAAACGGTTACTGATAGTTAGTTTATTTTTAATAAGCGGGCAGCTTTATGCCCAGGATCTTCAACAAAAATTATCGAACGCCCTTGGCAGATTGCAGGCAGATAGCCAGTGCAGTTATGCTTCGGTATCACTCACCGTGCTGGATGCCAAAACCGGCGAACAGGTATTTACAGCCAATCCCAATATGGGGTTGGCTACTGCATCTACCTTAAAAACCATTACCAGTATTACGGCTTTTAATATTTTAGGAGCTGATTTTAAATACCAAACCCAATTGGGTTATGCTGGCGAAATTGCAGCCGATGGTACACTGAACGGCGATGTAATTATCAAAGGTGCGGGCGACCCGACCCTGGGCAGCTGGCGGTATGAGCAGACCAAAGAAGACCATGTATTGGCGCTGATGACTGATGTCTTGAAAAAGGCCGGTATCAAAAAAATTAACGGCCGTATTATCGGCGACGACAGCGTTTTTGGCACCCAGTCTATCCCCGAAGGATGGATCTGGCAGGATGTGGGCAACTATTATGGTGCAGGTACATCGGGCCTGTGCTGGCGCGAGAACCAATTTGATATTAAATTGCGTACCGGTGTGGTAGGTAACCCGGTTGGGATATCCCGTACCGTTCCTACAATTCCATACCTCACTTTTAAAAGCGAGTTGATCAACGGCGAGGCGGGCAGTGGCGATAACGCTTATGCCTTTTTGCCTGTTGGCAGTTCGGTGATGTATTTGCGTGGTAGCTATGCTATTGATAAGGAGAAGAAAAGTATATCTGTAGCCATGCCGGATCCTGCTTATGATGCCGCCCTGCGTTTATCGGATACTCTAAAAAAATTAGGTGTTTTGGTGACTGGTAACCCCGAATCGGCTGCTACTTTAGCCGCTAAAGATCTGAAGTTACCGCTCATTAGCAAAAATTTAACCACTATACTATCGCCTCCATTGAGCCGTATTGTTTATTGGCTCAATCAGAAAAGCATCAACCTGTATGCTGAGCAATTGCTCAAAACCATTGCCTGGAAACAGGGCCGCAAACCAACATCGGCAAATGGGGTAGAAGAAGTACAAAAGTTCTGGAAGGCACGCGGCATCGATCCTAACAGCATCAACACCTATGATGGCAGCGGACTTTCGCCTGGTGACAGGGTAACTACCTTAACGCTGGCCAAAATATTGCAATCGGCTAAAAAGGAAAGCTGGTTTGCCGATCTGTATGAGAGTTTGCCGGTTTATAATGATATGAAAATGAAAAGCGGCAGCATTAACAGTGTGCTTTGTTACGCCGGTTATCAAACACATAATGGCCGCGAGTTGTGTTTCTCCATCATGGTGAACAATTTCAATGGATCGAGCCGTGGTATTAAGGAAAAAATGTTCCGGGTGCTGGATGTACTGAAGTAA
- a CDS encoding OsmC family protein produces the protein MKRTANAHWNGTLQAGQGEITTQSTVLNKTQYSFKTRFADGIGTNPEELLAAAHAGCFTMAVGAALTQAGFTPNDLTTDAILDLDMVGLSVTAIHLELKGSVIDGVDEATFKQVAEGAKANCIISKALNVPITLNVTYA, from the coding sequence ATGAAACGTACAGCAAACGCCCATTGGAACGGCACTTTACAAGCAGGTCAGGGAGAGATCACTACCCAGAGCACCGTATTAAACAAAACCCAGTATTCATTTAAAACCCGTTTTGCCGATGGCATTGGTACCAACCCGGAAGAATTGCTTGCCGCTGCGCATGCAGGTTGCTTTACCATGGCAGTGGGCGCGGCTTTAACCCAAGCCGGTTTTACACCTAATGATTTGACCACCGATGCTATATTAGATCTGGATATGGTTGGCTTAAGCGTTACCGCCATTCATCTGGAGCTTAAAGGATCAGTTATTGATGGTGTTGATGAGGCTACCTTCAAACAAGTTGCCGAAGGCGCTAAAGCCAATTGCATTATTTCAAAAGCACTAAATGTGCCTATTACTTTAAACGTTACTTACGCTTAA
- the namA gene encoding NADPH dehydrogenase NamA, whose translation MAHLFSPLKIKNIELKNRIAVSPMCEYSSEDGFANDWHLIHLGSRAVGSAGLIITEATAVSPEGRITYADLGIYSDEHVEKLKHITNFIHEHGAVAGVQLAHAGRKASHEKPWNGNKQIPSDQHNGWKAVAPSAIPFIESEEAPLELDKAGIEKVKADFKAAAQRAIAAGFKLIELHGAHGYLLHQFLSPISNKRTDEYGGSFDNRIRLLLEVLESVKEVWPADNPLFVRISSTEWTEGGWTADDSVALAKILKDKGVDLVDCSSGGNVINAKIPLKPGYQVEFAEKIKKESGILTGAVGLITTAYQADEIIQEGEADLIFLAREMLRDPHFPLRAAHELGHEVKWPVQYERAKWPSLEKR comes from the coding sequence ATGGCTCATCTTTTTTCGCCTTTAAAAATAAAAAACATCGAATTAAAAAACCGTATCGCGGTATCGCCTATGTGCGAGTATTCCAGTGAAGATGGTTTTGCTAACGACTGGCACCTTATCCACCTGGGCAGCCGGGCTGTTGGCAGCGCGGGCCTCATCATTACCGAAGCCACCGCAGTATCGCCCGAGGGCCGCATCACCTACGCCGATCTGGGTATTTATAGCGATGAACACGTTGAAAAATTAAAACATATCACCAATTTTATTCATGAACATGGAGCCGTTGCTGGAGTACAATTGGCTCATGCAGGGCGCAAAGCCAGTCATGAAAAGCCATGGAACGGCAACAAACAAATACCATCAGATCAACATAACGGATGGAAAGCCGTAGCCCCAAGCGCCATACCCTTTATCGAAAGTGAAGAAGCTCCGCTTGAATTGGATAAAGCCGGGATCGAAAAAGTAAAAGCTGATTTTAAAGCGGCTGCCCAAAGGGCCATAGCCGCTGGTTTTAAGCTGATCGAATTGCATGGCGCCCACGGTTATCTGTTGCACCAGTTTCTTTCACCTATCAGTAATAAGCGTACCGATGAATATGGCGGATCATTTGATAACCGGATCCGTTTACTATTGGAAGTACTGGAATCTGTTAAAGAAGTTTGGCCTGCAGACAATCCTTTGTTTGTACGTATCTCCTCCACCGAATGGACCGAAGGTGGCTGGACAGCCGACGATTCTGTGGCATTGGCAAAGATATTGAAGGATAAAGGTGTCGACCTGGTTGACTGCTCAAGCGGCGGAAATGTGATCAATGCTAAAATACCGTTAAAACCAGGTTATCAAGTGGAGTTTGCAGAGAAAATTAAAAAGGAAAGTGGTATACTTACAGGAGCGGTAGGCCTCATAACAACAGCTTACCAGGCCGATGAAATTATACAGGAAGGCGAGGCAGACCTGATATTCCTGGCCCGCGAAATGCTGCGCGATCCGCATTTCCCGTTACGTGCCGCACATGAACTGGGGCACGAAGTAAAATGGCCCGTACAATATGAGCGTGCCAAATGGCCGTCTTTAGAAAAAAGATAA